AACAATTATAAGCTTAGAGGCTTTTAAGACCTTTAAACTGTAAGACTTTTTTGCTTGAACTATAGTGCATGAATGAAAACacttattctttttttaacttgtAATTAAACTATTTAATCTCACTGATATCGATTTATCCCAAAgcaaattattgttattttattcgaaatgttaaatatttcttatttaacTTATGCACACCGATCGGTCGCGTGGATGACCAACCCTCTATGAAATGCAGCTTGGGAATTTTAAAAGACAAGTAACGTTTCTCCTTTGTAACGTcaagggctgagccttacttttaccaattATTAAGATGGCGTTACGACTGGTTGCAGGGACTTTGATCACCACTAGATGGCATTATTGAATGTGGAGTTGCACATGCGTTAGggacatttcaatttattgtattttattggcattcctacattgcaaatgaaaatattgtttaaaaatatactaTAAAATGCCAGAAATATTCACATGGTTATTTAAATGAAGGGTGAAGGGAAACATTATAGaggatgtttatttatatgaatgtTCCTAATCTTTGGTCCAActtttttaaagccatttcCAACGTCCCCAATAAATTTGCCAAGTAAAACTTTTGAGAGAACCTAGCCTTATCTGaacacacaacatttttcgaccaacacttttaacattttcccgtGGTTAACGATAAATCAGGTAAACGTGTCCTTTAGCGTTTCCAGAAAAAAGGTCAATACACAGGTATCACTGCTTGCATTTGCTATGGTAAAACCCGCTTTACCAAGCTACCTGGAAAATTTTACACATCGCTTCTGATATGCTGCATTTTACATAATTCGCAGGGTTAGAGAATTGAAAACAGTAAATGATGCTTTTTGTGCCCAAAGGAGgcacattttttcatttacattttgtgCACACTTTCAAGCACCGTTCTATATTAGAAAATGTTCTTACTTCTGGTTGTCCCATATCAGCAtaaatcgaataaaatgtctttggcaaagttatttgtcgccctgaaaaggacggttttgggtttgagatGAAGGAAGCTTTGTTACACAGTTTAAGCCTTCTTTTCGGTCTTcttgggcagcagcacggcctgAATGTTGGGCAGCACACCACCCTGAGCGATGGTTACTCCGGACAGCAGCTTGTTCAACTCCTCGTCGTTGCGGATGGCCAGCTGCAGATGACGCGGGATGATGCGCGTCTTCTTGTTGTCAcgggcagcgtttccggcCAACTCAAGCACTTCAGCGGCTAAGTACTCCATGACGGCTGCCAGATACACGGGCGCTCCGGCACCGACGCGCTCGGCATAGTTACCCTTGCGCAGGAGACGATGAATACGGCCAACGGGGAACTGAAGACCGGCACGGTTGGAGCGGGACTTTGCCTTTCCCTTtacctttcctccctttccacgGCCAGACATGGTTAGATTTGATTGGGGAACGTTTGTAAGGGATCACGAACAACACGGTGTTCTCTTTGAGAAGGGTCTTTTTATAATGGAGCAATTTTGACTCGACCGATGCTTATATAGCAGCTTATTCGAGCTGCGCGATACTCGTTTGGAATTTTTCGAGCTGCACGATACGTATCCTCTCTCACGGCCCGTTATAAGCGATCGGAGAGCTTGGAATTTGTCTAGAACGCAATCACCCGTTGAATCGAACACATCGTGTCCCAGTGTTGAGTGAATTTTTCCGTCGAAATGGCACCCAAAACCAGTGGAAAAGCTGCGAAGAAGTCTGGCAAAGcccagaaaaatatttccaagtccgacaagaaaaagaagcgcaaGACCCGCAAGGAAAGCTACGCTATTTACATCTACAAAGTGTTGAAGCAAGTCCACCCGGATACTGGCATCTCTTCGAAGGCCATGAGCATCATGAACAGTTTCGTCAACGATATCTTCGAACGCATTGCTGCTGAGGCGTCCCGCTTGGCGCACTACAACAAACGTTCGACGATCACGTCCCGCGAAATCCAAACCGCTgttcgtctgctgctgcctggtgAGCTTGCCAAGCACGCCGTCTCCGAAGGAACGAAGGCTGTCACAAAGTACACCAGCTCGAAGTAAGCCACTGAAATGATTGGCTTCTTTTCATGAACATCTCTCAAatcggtccttttcaggaccacaaaCCGCATTCAAGCAAAGAATTATCCTTCATTTCATCCGCAATGGTTGGAAGCGTTTTCCGAAGTGGAATTGTAAATGGAGTTTCGTGTATCATAATTTATGAGTAGAAGTCGTTTCGCTCGTTGtatgaaaatcatttttttaatttaagtttTCCTCGCGCGTACGAGGATAATTTATCGACAAAGCAACCAATTGCAGCTTATATGTCGTGAGTTAAATGTTGtaatagatttgttcgattttaatgtTGCTTTATAAGTATTGAAGGATCGTTTTGGTACGCGTTTTCATTTTCGTGCCTATGAGTCACAGTTAAGCTGGTTGTGTCGAacatttgttgtaaaatataatGTCATACTATTCGTTCGTGGTTTGTTGTAAGCTGCGATGTTGGTAATATACTCATAGGTAATATAGATGGTAATATAGTATTGGTTAACATAATCAAAGCTTTAAATGctttgaaaacaacaaaactttgTCAAGAAAAAGTTAAACTACCTCCCATAACGATGATTGTTTGAAACGAATATTCCACCTTTTCATCATTATctcgtaaaaacaaaacgacatacGTGTTAGCTTGCCTTCACATGTACCATTTCATAAAAGTAATCGAAagataattcttgatatgttcaACAGTAttggtggtcctgaaaaggaccgttttGAGAAGGAAATGCCCCGTTTAGACAGGGACCGCTTCCGGATGCATGGACGATTTAGGCACGCTCTCCGCGGATGCGACGGGCCAGCTGGATGTCCTTGGGCATGATGGTGACGCGCTTGGCGTGGATGGCGCACAGATTCGTGTCTTCGAACAGACCAACCAGGTACGCCTCGCTGGCTTCCTGCAGCGCCATCACGGCTGAGCTCTGGAAGCGGAGATCAGTCTTGAAGTCCTGGGCGATCTCACGCACCAAGCGCTGGAAGGGCAGCTTGCGGATGAGCAGCTCGGTCGACTTCTGGTAGCGACGGATTTCTCGGAGGGCCACCGTTCCCGGACGGTAACGATGCGGCTTCTTCACTCCTCCGGTGGCCGGGGCACTTTTACGAGCAGCCTTGGTGGCCAGCTGCTTGCGAGGAGCCTTACCTCCAGTCGATTTACGAGCGGTTTGCTTGGTACGAGCCATTTCACTTCGGGAGCGTAGGTTTCGTTGGGCACGGAGCGAACTTGTTTCTTTAACAAAAGTTGAACGTTGAATGAtgaaactgctcgaacaacAGCTCTATTTATGCGCTTGTCAACCCTCATTTTCTCTCATCTTAAGAGCAAGAGGGAATGCGTGGatgaaaaagtataaataGGGACGTTGAGCTCGAAAACGCTCATTCGTGATCGTCAATTTAAAGTGTGAACATCGTGAACGTGCAATCCTGTGCTCATCATGACTGGaagaggaaagggaggaaaaggtCTGGGTAAAGGAGGAGCCAAGCGTCACCGAAAAGTGCTGCGGGATAACATCCAGGGCATTACCAAGCCCGCCATCCGCCGTTTGGCTCGGCGCGGAGGAGTGAAACGTATCTCCGGCCTCATCTACGAGGAAACCCGTGGCGTGCTGAAAGTGTTTCTGGAGAATGTGATCCGTGATGCGGTCACTTACACTGAACACGCCAAGCGTAAAACCGTCACCGCTATGGATGTGGTGTATGCTCTGAAGCGTCAGGGCCGTACTCTGTACGGTTTCGGAGGTTAAATTCAACGTGCTCTAACAAACCTCCAAATGGAGTCTCAAATcaaacggtccttttcaggaccacaatACATTACTCAAGAGCTATGTCTTTCGCAACATGCGACAATtatatttgagaaaaaaaaatctatgatgGCTTCGAATGGCGTGCGTTTAACATATTACTCGCATAACTGCTGTATATGCAGTGCATTTATATGAAATGGCGTTTTgtaaatgtgcttttttaaCTTATACGTATGCGTTTGAATCGTACATAAAAACGacgattgaagcgtttgttaaaagaaataatttttatttatttatttaaagattgattaatattatattttctaataaaaatcattttctttttcagggCAAACCTTTCATCCTCTTGAAGCAATAATCGCCGCGTGGAacataccgtttttttgcatcaactCAAATTTGACTTACACATGCGCATCATTCATTGATACTTGGATAATTcatcaaaagaaggaaaacgggtgaaaaaaacaacactgttcACATGAGGT
This Anopheles merus strain MAF unplaced genomic scaffold, AmerM5.1 LNR4000131, whole genome shotgun sequence DNA region includes the following protein-coding sequences:
- the LOC121601631 gene encoding histone H2A produces the protein MSGRGKGGKVKGKAKSRSNRAGLQFPVGRIHRLLRKGNYAERVGAGAPVYLAAVMEYLAAEVLELAGNAARDNKKTRIIPRHLQLAIRNDEELNKLLSGVTIAQGGVLPNIQAVLLPKKTEKKA
- the LOC121601639 gene encoding uncharacterized protein LOC121601639 gives rise to the protein MARTKQTARKSTGGKAPRKQLATKAARKSAPATGGVKKPHRYRPGTVALREIRRYQKSTELLIRKLPFQRLVREIAQDFKTDLRFQSSAVMALQEASEAYLVGLFEDTNLCAIHAKRVTIMPKDIQLARRIRGERGGKVKGKAKSRSNRAGLQFPVGRIHRLLRKGNYAERVGAGAPVYLAAVMEYLAAEVLELAGNAARDNKKTRIIPRHLQLAIRNDEELNKLLSGVTIAQGGVLPNIQAVLLPKKTEKKSTALTLQSIHHIHSGDGFTLGVFSVSDRITDHILQKHFQHATGFLVDEAGDTFHSSAPSQTADGGFIIQRSTFVKETSSLRAQRNLRSRSEMARTKQTARKSTGGKAPRKQLATKAARKSAPATGGVKKPHRYRPGTVALREIRRYQKSTELLIRKLPFQRLVREIAQDFKTDLRFQSSAVMALQEASEAYLVGLFEDTNLCAIHAKRVTIMPKDIQLARRIRGERA
- the LOC121601633 gene encoding histone H2B, translating into MAPKTSGKAAKKSGKAQKNISKSDKKKKRKTRKESYAIYIYKVLKQVHPDTGISSKAMSIMNSFVNDIFERIAAEASRLAHYNKRSTITSREIQTAVRLLLPGELAKHAVSEGTKAVTKYTSSK
- the LOC121601637 gene encoding histone H4, yielding MTGRGKGGKGLGKGGAKRHRKVLRDNIQGITKPAIRRLARRGGVKRISGLIYEETRGVLKVFLENVIRDAVTYTEHAKRKTVTAMDVVYALKRQGRTLYGFGG